From a single candidate division WOR-3 bacterium genomic region:
- a CDS encoding transglycosylase SLT domain-containing protein, protein MIINYCRKSFLIFLLFFISCPQPGTKEIVIEHLPDQELILEAAHLASLKPLYAFELLKRVKNSRYTNDKLKILLKIYLDQREYLRASALLDSLSAEIDLKGDSTLKDLALKIFLREKRWEKVLDLTEDSLLKGVALFRLEKYEEAINFLARAKELSDYSQLFTAQCYYQLKDLQNALITLLSIDSVSSVLAADYQRLLFDLLLNTPNISLIERAMARIKDNASRKFLRLKISERQGERQRFQRLARDLIKNHPSSFGAKYCITVLKPKDKEEYKEFGKVAFLHNDYPRAVKFLERAVRDSDVNYYLGKIYYDQRNYNTALNYLLKSRRAEAYYYRALIFENRQEYTTAIAVYDSLINQYPSTQHAIKALKRKAFLLEDLGDTLGAVATFIKVREKTTNFRAGFQLFRIGRLTEALAILSRYDEPDFIYWQVRIRERLGQPVDSLKNYLLTNYPLSYYSLLKNGGLIPMDTVSLTGWLQKFGDTTVTFDSVDSIHIKRALRYFAIGENNYALAELNAITDRSLSDLIALCRICSANGDDYGAIRFALEVKKWLEYNNSFRNFPVDFLRLLYPVRYLFTIAENSNDIWLALAMIWQESMFNPEARSRADAQGLMQIIPSTGRLIARELGITDYSLYNPTISIRFGTYYFNKMLNEFNYLPLALAAYNAGPINLRRWLTKNPNAEMDEFIELIPFSETRDYVRLTMARRMIYQKIWGDLLE, encoded by the coding sequence TATCTCCTGTCCTCAACCCGGGACAAAAGAGATCGTAATTGAGCACCTTCCGGACCAGGAGTTGATTCTGGAGGCAGCACACCTGGCATCGCTGAAACCGCTTTATGCCTTTGAACTTCTTAAAAGAGTAAAGAATTCCCGATACACCAATGATAAATTAAAAATCCTTTTAAAGATCTATCTGGACCAGCGAGAGTATCTCCGGGCATCTGCCCTGCTTGATAGCCTTTCGGCAGAGATTGATCTGAAGGGCGATTCCACCTTAAAAGACCTGGCACTCAAGATCTTTTTAAGGGAAAAAAGATGGGAGAAGGTTTTAGACCTAACCGAGGATTCATTGCTAAAAGGGGTCGCATTATTCCGGCTTGAAAAATATGAGGAAGCAATAAATTTTCTTGCCCGGGCCAAGGAATTAAGCGACTACTCTCAACTATTCACCGCCCAATGCTATTATCAATTGAAAGATCTGCAGAATGCATTGATCACCCTCTTAAGCATTGATTCGGTGAGTTCAGTATTAGCCGCGGATTATCAACGACTCTTATTTGATCTGCTTTTAAATACTCCTAACATTTCTCTCATCGAAAGAGCAATGGCAAGGATAAAAGACAATGCATCCCGTAAATTCCTCCGTTTGAAAATATCGGAACGCCAGGGTGAGCGTCAGAGATTTCAAAGACTTGCGCGAGATTTGATTAAAAACCATCCGAGTTCTTTTGGTGCCAAATATTGTATCACGGTGTTGAAACCGAAAGATAAAGAGGAGTATAAGGAATTCGGCAAGGTAGCATTTTTACACAATGATTATCCCCGGGCGGTAAAATTTCTGGAACGAGCGGTCCGCGACAGCGATGTTAATTATTATTTGGGCAAGATTTATTACGACCAAAGAAATTATAACACTGCTTTGAATTATCTGCTGAAGAGCCGGCGTGCCGAAGCCTATTATTACCGCGCTTTGATTTTTGAAAATCGTCAGGAATATACGACTGCAATTGCAGTTTATGATTCGCTAATCAATCAATATCCGAGTACCCAGCATGCCATTAAAGCACTGAAAAGAAAGGCTTTTTTGCTGGAAGACTTGGGCGATACCCTTGGAGCGGTTGCTACATTCATCAAGGTTCGAGAAAAGACTACTAATTTTCGGGCGGGCTTTCAACTTTTCCGTATTGGCAGATTAACGGAAGCCCTGGCGATTCTCTCGCGCTATGATGAGCCAGATTTTATCTATTGGCAGGTAAGGATACGGGAGCGTCTGGGGCAGCCGGTGGATAGTTTGAAAAATTATTTACTTACAAACTATCCACTTTCCTATTATTCATTATTAAAAAATGGCGGTCTGATACCTATGGACACCGTGAGTCTGACAGGGTGGCTACAAAAATTCGGTGACACAACTGTTACTTTTGATTCTGTGGATTCCATCCATATAAAAAGGGCATTGAGGTATTTTGCAATCGGGGAAAATAATTATGCCCTTGCCGAACTCAATGCGATAACGGATAGATCACTGAGCGATTTAATAGCATTATGTCGGATTTGTTCCGCAAATGGTGATGATTATGGAGCGATAAGATTTGCTCTGGAGGTAAAAAAATGGCTGGAATATAACAACAGTTTTCGGAATTTTCCGGTAGATTTTTTACGACTGCTTTACCCGGTGCGGTATTTATTCACCATCGCCGAAAATAGTAATGACATCTGGCTTGCTTTGGCGATGATATGGCAGGAGAGCATGTTTAACCCAGAGGCGCGGAGTCGCGCCGATGCCCAGGGTTTAATGCAAATAATCCCTTCCACCGGAAGATTGATTGCCCGGGAACTTGGAATCACCGATTATTCCCTTTACAATCCCACGATTTCCATAAGGTTCGGCACTTATTATTTCAATAAAATGCTGAATGAGTTCAATTATCTCCCTTTGGCGCTGGCTGCTTACAACGCAGGACCGATCAATTTAAGAAGGTGGCTTACAAAAAACCCCAATGCCGAAATGGATGAATTCATCGAATTGATTCCATTCAGTGAAACCCGGGATTATGTGCGCCTGACCATGGCTCGGCGCATGATTTATCAAAAAATATGGGGTGATTTGTTGGAGTGA